Proteins from a single region of Chryseobacterium sp. W4I1:
- a CDS encoding leucine-rich repeat domain-containing protein: protein MKTKEELRLLFENGDKPVQEDFWTWLDSYWHKDEKIDMTKISGLENGLPRLNDFYADIDEDGNASFASLSVRKIFIKSGTLKIPEQFATNMGLSILFLADSVTIIGADAFSNNALKSLTIPGNVTELNDRAFSSNQLTSLIIPGNVKEIKDSVFASNRLTSLQIASGVAKIGHNAFKYNPDLSSVTLSPSTQYYSDSFDPTTQVIGGNLIN from the coding sequence ATGAAAACAAAAGAAGAACTAAGGCTTTTATTCGAAAACGGAGATAAGCCTGTACAAGAAGATTTCTGGACATGGTTGGATTCGTACTGGCATAAGGATGAGAAAATAGACATGACTAAAATTTCAGGTCTAGAAAATGGACTTCCTCGCTTAAATGACTTTTATGCAGATATAGATGAAGATGGAAATGCATCTTTTGCCAGTTTATCTGTCAGGAAAATATTTATAAAATCGGGAACATTAAAAATTCCTGAGCAGTTTGCTACTAATATGGGACTGTCCATTCTATTTCTTGCAGATAGTGTTACCATTATTGGTGCAGATGCTTTCAGTAATAATGCTCTAAAATCATTGACGATTCCCGGAAATGTTACAGAACTTAATGACAGGGCTTTTTCATCTAATCAGCTGACATCATTAATCATTCCCGGCAATGTTAAAGAAATTAAAGATTCTGTATTTGCTTCCAACCGTTTAACATCATTACAGATTGCCAGCGGTGTAGCAAAAATTGGGCACAATGCCTTTAAATATAATCCGGATTTAAGTTCAGTTACTTTATCCCCAAGCACGCAATATTATTCAGACTCATTTGATCCTACTACTCAAGTTATTGGTGGAAATCTTATCAATTAA
- a CDS encoding leucine-rich repeat domain-containing protein, with protein sequence MKTKEELRLLFENGDKPTQENFWEWLDSYWHKDEKIAQDSIENIEKVVPFFNEDGLLGSAIILTIPANTKKILPSSFGYMGTSSQIIKVIFNEGLEEIGESAFMGQNIKSIKTPSTLKIIKAQAFWDQRNSINGSDSMEEIVLNEGLTTIELQAFYCPRGTSSVEDLYIPSTVTSVGQNAFVIPSLKTVSAPAGLDLSIAGIPATATITYR encoded by the coding sequence ATGAAAACAAAAGAAGAATTAAGGCTTTTATTCGAAAACGGAGATAAGCCTACACAAGAAAATTTCTGGGAATGGCTTGATTCGTACTGGCATAAGGATGAGAAAATTGCCCAGGATTCCATTGAAAATATTGAAAAAGTAGTCCCTTTTTTTAATGAGGATGGATTACTTGGATCAGCAATAATACTTACTATTCCTGCCAACACAAAAAAAATCCTTCCTAGTAGTTTCGGCTATATGGGGACATCTTCCCAAATTATAAAAGTAATTTTTAATGAGGGACTTGAAGAAATAGGAGAATCTGCTTTTATGGGACAAAATATTAAGAGCATCAAAACCCCTTCGACATTAAAAATCATTAAAGCACAGGCTTTTTGGGATCAAAGAAACAGTATTAATGGCTCGGATTCCATGGAAGAAATCGTTCTCAATGAAGGTTTAACAACTATTGAGCTTCAAGCATTTTACTGCCCTAGAGGAACATCCTCCGTTGAAGATTTATACATTCCAAGCACAGTAACGTCTGTTGGACAAAATGCATTTGTAATTCCTTCGCTAAAAACAGTTTCAGCCCCGGCTGGCCTGGATTTAAGTATTGCAGGAATCCCCGCAACAGCCACAATCACCTATAGATAA
- a CDS encoding patatin-like phospholipase family protein, producing the protein MKKTTILSLDGGGIRGIITCIILRYIEEQLQYHDNPAAKLGDYFDLVAGSSTGGLIASIILCPDEHRKAKYSIQKGLELYAEKGGDIFQVSFWEKLVNPFGLLNEKIPQESLEKNLNDFFGHLELKEFIKPCLITSYDIENRRAKLFNSWEANLSTDNFYVKDICRATSAAPTYFSPVQIKSMYGQIFSLIDGGMFANNPTLCAYAEARKIPFAEVLKNHQKANHPGVNDMIIVSLGTGMEARPYSFKKLQKSGKIGWVNPIIDILMSANAETVDYQMCQMFQTLGQRNQKNYYRLNPSLKNASPSMDNVRRSNIENLIQAGLSYIDDNRETLNQIVQKLIRNKI; encoded by the coding sequence ATGAAAAAGACAACCATTCTTTCTTTGGACGGGGGCGGAATAAGAGGTATTATCACCTGTATTATTCTCCGCTACATAGAAGAGCAGCTTCAGTATCATGATAACCCGGCGGCCAAACTCGGGGATTATTTTGATCTGGTGGCCGGAAGCAGCACAGGAGGACTGATCGCTTCTATTATTCTATGTCCCGATGAACACCGGAAAGCAAAATATTCTATTCAGAAAGGATTAGAATTATATGCTGAAAAGGGAGGCGACATCTTTCAGGTATCTTTTTGGGAAAAGCTGGTCAATCCATTTGGCCTTCTTAATGAAAAAATCCCTCAGGAATCACTTGAAAAAAACTTAAATGATTTTTTTGGACACTTAGAACTTAAAGAATTTATAAAACCATGTTTAATAACCAGTTATGATATAGAAAACAGAAGAGCTAAGCTTTTTAACTCGTGGGAGGCTAACCTCAGCACAGATAATTTTTATGTAAAAGATATTTGTAGAGCTACATCGGCAGCGCCCACTTATTTCAGTCCGGTACAGATAAAATCTATGTATGGACAGATCTTCAGCCTGATTGACGGCGGTATGTTTGCGAATAACCCTACTTTATGTGCCTATGCGGAAGCGAGAAAAATTCCTTTTGCAGAAGTATTAAAGAATCACCAGAAAGCCAATCATCCGGGTGTAAATGATATGATTATTGTTTCCCTGGGAACAGGTATGGAAGCCAGACCTTATTCTTTTAAAAAGCTGCAAAAGTCAGGAAAAATAGGTTGGGTAAATCCTATCATTGATATCCTGATGTCTGCAAATGCAGAAACGGTAGATTATCAGATGTGCCAGATGTTCCAGACCTTGGGACAAAGGAATCAGAAAAATTATTACCGTCTGAATCCTTCATTAAAAAATGCTTCTCCAAGTATGGACAATGTAAGACGGTCCAACATCGAAAATCTGATCCAGGCAGGCCTAAGCTATATTGATGATAACAGGGAAACACTGAACCAAATCGTACAGAAACTGATCAGAAATAAAATATAA
- a CDS encoding M15 family metallopeptidase codes for MDKITIERINKLHPYVRDEVKQIIKECDEALTGRAKVRITQGLRSFEEQEKLYAIGRITSGKKVTNAKAGQSIHNYGLAVDICLMIDGKVASWDTVKDWDNDQVADWYECVKIFAKHGWDWGGNWKTFKDLPHFEKKNILTKKGLVKTNWRTLSKMPRDKQNYILF; via the coding sequence ATGGACAAAATTACAATAGAAAGAATCAACAAGCTTCATCCTTATGTACGGGACGAAGTGAAGCAGATTATTAAAGAATGTGACGAGGCACTCACCGGACGTGCAAAGGTGAGAATTACCCAGGGACTGAGATCTTTTGAGGAGCAGGAAAAACTGTATGCCATCGGAAGGATCACTTCCGGTAAAAAAGTGACCAATGCAAAAGCCGGGCAGAGTATCCATAATTATGGCCTCGCTGTTGATATCTGCCTGATGATCGACGGTAAGGTGGCAAGCTGGGATACCGTCAAAGACTGGGATAATGATCAAGTGGCCGACTGGTATGAGTGTGTAAAGATTTTCGCAAAGCACGGTTGGGACTGGGGTGGAAACTGGAAGACTTTTAAAGACCTTCCCCACTTTGAAAAAAAGAATATCCTGACTAAAAAAGGACTGGTCAAAACAAACTGGCGAACGTTATCCAAGATGCCGAGGGATAAGCAGAATTATATTCTATTTTAA